One segment of Bacteroidales bacterium DNA contains the following:
- a CDS encoding ATP-binding protein, with translation MKRLFESYLNEWKVNPNRKPLILRGARQVGKTWLVDQFGMDSFRYYLKVNPEKTPNLEAVFKSNDPRLIINELTALFNIPVTEGETLLFIDEVQLLPEALVALRYFYEELPGLHVIAAGSLLDHTLSEMNYSMPVGRVEFAYLYPMNFVEFLMANEQDGLADYLATYNLNQPFGEAIHSQIVTWLRLYFFIGGMPAAVKVYRDRGNLLEVEKEQNAIITSFKYDFAKYGTKKQQELLNQCMVYAAGHIGQKVKYVNINKSEHSNYLKEALLKLELSRIVHLVRRTGSSNVPITQFVDQDFFKPLFLDIGLTCNMAGIKLTDIQQLVTDFEGALAEQFVGQELIAGFEHFEDARLFYWARDKKNANAEIDFLHQIGNKIYPIEVKAGKSGTLKSLQVYLGEKDQTTGIRFNLDFPTKGDKLSANININGEIEEIEYSLISLPLYLAGFIKELMMSTP, from the coding sequence ATGAAGCGATTATTCGAATCATACCTTAACGAATGGAAGGTAAATCCAAATAGAAAGCCATTGATTCTGAGAGGGGCAAGGCAGGTGGGCAAGACCTGGCTCGTGGATCAGTTTGGCATGGATTCGTTCAGGTACTACCTCAAAGTCAATCCGGAAAAGACCCCCAACCTGGAAGCAGTTTTTAAAAGTAATGATCCCCGGTTGATCATCAATGAACTCACTGCCCTGTTTAACATCCCGGTTACCGAAGGCGAAACACTGCTGTTTATTGACGAAGTGCAATTACTTCCTGAAGCGTTGGTGGCATTGCGTTATTTTTATGAGGAGCTGCCCGGATTACATGTAATTGCAGCAGGTTCGCTTCTGGATCACACGCTGAGCGAAATGAACTACTCCATGCCCGTTGGCAGGGTTGAGTTTGCTTATCTGTATCCGATGAATTTCGTTGAGTTTCTGATGGCGAATGAGCAGGATGGCCTGGCAGATTATCTTGCGACCTACAATCTAAATCAGCCATTTGGAGAGGCAATACATTCGCAAATTGTCACATGGTTGAGGTTGTATTTTTTCATAGGTGGAATGCCGGCGGCTGTGAAGGTTTACCGTGATAGGGGGAATTTGCTTGAAGTGGAAAAGGAACAAAATGCGATCATCACTTCGTTTAAGTATGATTTTGCAAAATATGGAACCAAAAAGCAGCAGGAGTTGCTTAATCAATGTATGGTGTATGCTGCAGGGCACATTGGGCAGAAGGTCAAGTATGTAAATATCAATAAATCGGAACATTCAAATTACCTGAAAGAGGCGCTGTTGAAACTCGAATTGAGCAGGATCGTTCACCTTGTTCGGCGAACCGGTTCGTCAAATGTTCCGATCACCCAATTTGTGGATCAAGACTTTTTCAAACCGTTGTTTCTGGATATTGGGCTAACATGTAACATGGCAGGAATTAAACTAACGGATATTCAGCAGCTTGTGACTGACTTCGAGGGCGCCCTTGCCGAACAGTTTGTAGGACAGGAATTGATTGCCGGCTTTGAGCACTTTGAAGATGCACGCCTGTTTTATTGGGCGCGTGACAAGAAAAACGCCAATGCTGAAATTGACTTTCTGCATCAAATTGGAAACAAAATTTACCCGATTGAAGTAAAAGCAGGCAAATCCGGTACGCTGAAATCACTGCAGGTTTACCTGGGCGAAAAAGATCAAACGACCGGAATAAGGTTTAATCTGGATTTTCCAACGAAAGGTGATAAGTTATCTGCCAATATAAACATCAACGGCGAAATAGAGGAAATTGAATACTCGCTGATATCGCTCCCACTTTACCTGGCCGGTTTCATCAAAGAGCTAATGATGAGCACTCCTTAA